The sequence ccttgcgccttagtgcgccttgcgcctttaataactatggctCCCAGTATGAATGTTTGCTACAGGTTATGGCATATTCTTTCAAGACACAATGAAGTGTTGAAATCTAGTCGTAGTAATTTTTGGAGATTTATCTTGAGAACTTCTTTCACGGCCTTGAAGTATGTTAGGGAGAAATTGAATGCCTAGAAAGAAGAAAATTAATTCTAATTGTACCATCTTTGGTATTTATAAGAAAGATGGTATCCTTTCAGGCATAGACAACTTTGACATCTGAACTTTAACTATTAGAAGTTAGTTTGTTCATGCCAAAAAAACACAGCTTCTGAAAAAGACGAATATCTTGAAGTGTAACTTACAGCTGTTGAACCAAATGATTTTGCTTACTGATCGCTAGTGACCAGAGAGATGTTATCCGGTGCATCCTGCTGCTAGTTTGGTGCTCTGCTATTTTGTATTCAAATTTGATATTCTCAGCAATCTCTTATTTTTCCTTTCCCATCCAACCCTGATTTCTAGGAACTAGCGTGCTGACAAATTCTAACATTAACTTAACTTGTAAGGTCTCTTATATACGTTGTCTTTTTGCGGTTTGTGGTTTGAAGGTGATTCCATGGGGTGACTTAGATTCACTGGCAATGTTACAGAGGCAACTGGATGTTGACATCCTAGTAACAGGGCACTCCCATCAGTTCACAGCCTACAAGCATGAGGGTGGTGTTGTGATAAATCCTGGCTCTGCGACCGGTGCATACAGCAGCTTTACTTATGATGTGAACCCAAGCTTTGTTCTTATGGACATTGACGGCCTAAGAGTTGTCGTTTACGTTTACGAACTTATCGATGGTGAAGTAAAGGTTGACAAAATTGACTTCAAGAAGACTGCCTCTACTCACTCATCACACTAACTCAGGTTTTGAAAAATAAGTTCATTGTTGCTTTACCGGATGTAAAGAGAGTGTATATTTATCCGTCGGTATAATTTTTCTGTCTGTGATTCGGATTTCTGTGCTTGAGCTGCTTCAGTGATGAGTTAAGATGTAACAATGAGTAGAAATAAATGCATGGATATAAATCTCTATGATTTTGCATTTTGAAAATACTTATACACATACTTCGTATGCAGCTAGATTTGGATTGTTGAGTAAGGTTATTTGGATTTCACATTGATTTTATCATCCCTAAATCACAAATGTAATTTGTCTGGAAAATATCTGTTTGGTCCCATtttcattaaataaaattatttctacTGTATTCaggaattttaaatattatcaaATCTTTCTTCAAACaaatttttcttttcctgttaACAGACATGCATTCATTTTAAATTAGGCAATTTCCAAGTCTAAAATCtttatttcaatttagtaaaaGGGAAATATGTTAATTTTAGAATGTACGgagcgtttggtattctattgggatagggatggggataaggataaatggttggaataaggataaaaatatgatagtcgagaattattattcaatgtttggtatgtgggatagagatggggataaaataatacattttactattttaaccttatttaaactacataacattaatttgagggataagatggacttttccatcctacaCCTCCTCCtaggtataggatttgagggataagaagtttatccctcatccgtctcactcttctatctcgcaaacaaacacgggataacttatctcgtgttttttatccctatcccacctcctatatcccttctaacaaacatcCCGGTAGAGTTTAGAAGTCGTTAAACTGTAGTTCACCTGTTTTCATAAGCACATTTTGTACAAAATGATTAAATCATTAGGAAACTATTAATTTATTTCTAGTTTTTATAGACACGATACTCCAACCGATATAAATTTCCAATACTAAGTACTTAATTATAGCATCTACACACTATATTACCCCTACGTCACTCTCGTCCTTAAACTCTTCACCCTCTATTatctttaaactttgtatgttCTACGCATCTTCTTTCTGATAACCCTCTATTatctttaaactttgtatgttCTACGCATCTTCTTTCTGATATTAAGAAGCAGATTTTTCTCTTTCCTAATTTAATgtcattttttataaaaacaaacTAATTTAATTGGAGTAAAAAAAAGGACTTTGCATTAATTTAGGTTAATTGGAATAAATCTATCAAAAAAAGTTTAATTGGAGTAAGGGAAAAAAATCTAAATAGAGCAAAATAACGAActattttatacttttttaatCAGTGTTAAAACGACAAATAATTTAAACTgccgttttatttatttaatattagtAAAGTATAACAATTATTCCTAAAATACCTACAAAAATTGTCCATCACCTACTCCTTTAATGAGAAGTGATTCAGTGTAACACGTCTTATATCTTATATAAGTATAAGTTTCATCaagatttcaaaaacttttattAAGGTTTTACCGAATTTCAGCAAGAGAAATCTTAGGGTCTGTTTGTTTCAGCTGttcctgtttgctgtttgctgtttgctgctGTTGT comes from Euphorbia lathyris chromosome 8, ddEupLath1.1, whole genome shotgun sequence and encodes:
- the LOC136202947 gene encoding vacuolar protein sorting-associated protein 29, with translation MVLVLAIGDLHIPHRAADLPPKFKSMLVPGKIQHIICTGNLCIKEVHDYLKSLCPDLHITHGEYDEDSRYPETKTLTIGQFKLGICHGHQVIPWGDLDSLAMLQRQLDVDILVTGHSHQFTAYKHEGGVVINPGSATGAYSSFTYDVNPSFVLMDIDGLRVVVYVYELIDGEVKVDKIDFKKTASTHSSH